The Bifidobacterium animalis subsp. animalis ATCC 25527 genomic interval TCGTCATTGGGTCCCTCGTTATCCAGGGGCCGTTGGCCATCCTCTTCGCTCTCCTGCTCAACCAGAAGTTCAAGGGACGTGGCCTGATCCGTACGCTCATCTTCGTGCCGTATGTCGTTTCGGAAGTCATCGTCGGCACCGGCTGGAGCCTGCTACTCCAGAAGAAGGGCGCGGTCAACCAGATCCTTGAATCACTCGGCATGCATGGTGTCGATTGGCTCGCTGATCCCAAGGTCGCGATCTGGACGCTGCTGTTGCTCATCAGCTGGAAATACATCGGATTCGCCGTCATCCTCATGCTTGCAGGCATGCAGTCGATTCCTGAGGAACTGTACGAAGCGGCAAAGGTGGACGGTGCAGGGTTCTGGCAGATCCAGAAGAGCATCACACTGCCGTTGCTCGCCCCGACGCTGCGCATCTGGGTCTTCCTGTCGATGATCGGTTCGCTGCAGCTGTTCGATTTGGTCTACATCATCTGGGGCCAGTACGTTTCCACGACGGCCGGCGTCTCCACAATGGCCACCTACATGGTCCGCGAGGGACGCGGTGCTGGCAACTACGGATATGGTTCCGCCGTCGCCCTCATCATTTTCGTCATCTCGCTGATTGTGGCGCTGACCTACCAGCACTTTGTGCTCAACCGTGATCTCGATGGCGCCTTGACCGAGAAGAAGGCGTCCAAGAAGCGCAGGAAGAGGCAGACCGCAGAAGATGAGGCCCTGGCGGTCGCCATGGAAGGAGTGAAGTGAGATGAGTGCTGCAACGGCATATTCCAAGAAAAACGGTTTCCACAAGTCCGCGAAGACCCCATGGGGCAACCCGATAGTCTATTTCTTCTCGCTTGTGCTCGTGGCGATTTGTATCGTCCCGGTGCTTTACATCATCTTCGGCGGATTCCGTACCAACGCGCAGATCACCAACAACCCTGCCGGTCTGCCGAATCCCTGGGTGATCAGCAACTACAAGGACGTCATCACCAGTGATATGTTCTGGACCGAGCTGGGCAACTCGCTGATCGCTGGCATCTGCACGATGGTCGGCGTCGTCGTCCTCGGCATCATGGTCAGCTACGTCATCGCCCGCTACAAGTTCCGGTACTCGGCACTGATGTATGCGCTGTTCTCGGCGGGCCTCATGTTCCCGATGACCGTCGGTATCACTCCGCTGTACCTGATGATCAGGAATCTGGGTCTGTCGAACTCCCTTGCGGGCATTATCCTTCCGGGAATTGCTTTCGGTCTGCCGCAGACCATCATCATCCTGGTCCCCTTCCTGCAATCCATCCCGATGGAATTGGAGGAGGCGTGCCTGCTGGACGGTTGTTCTCGCCTCGGCTTCTTCTGGCGCATGGTCATCCCGCTGTCGATGCCCGGCGTCGCCACAACCGGCATCCTCACCTTCGTGGGAAGCTGGAACGGCTATATGCTTCCGCTCTTCGTCCTGAGCGATGAAAGCAAGTACACGCTTCCGCTTGGTGTGCAGATGTTCAGCTCCCAGCACTCGGTGGATACGGCCAGGGTCCTGGCGTTCACCTCGCTCGCCATGCTTCCGGCCCTCATCTGCTTCACGATCTTCCAGAAGAAGATCGTGGGTGGCCTGACCGGCGCGGTCAAGGGCTGATCTGACCCGCCGCCTGCAATGCACGAAGCGCGGCGGCCCGGTCACAACCGGGCCGCCGTTTCCTTAAGGAGATCGTTATGAAGATCGAAAACCCGGTACTGCCCGGATTCAACGCCGATCCGTCGATGATCAGGGTCGGAGACACCTACTACATCGCGAATTCCACGTTCGAATGGTGGCCTGGCGTGCGTCTGCACGAGTCGAAGGACATGGTGCATTGGCGCCTGTTGCCGAGCCCGCTGAACCGTCGTTCGCAGATCGACATGCGCGGCAACCCGTCCTCCGGTGGCGTGTGGGCTCCCGACCTGTCCTATGCGGACGGCAAGTTCTGGCTCGTGTACTCCGATGTTAAAATCGTCAACGGCGCGTTCAAGGACTGCACGAACTACCTCGTGACCGCCGAGGACATCCGTGGCCCGTGGAGCGAACCGATCCGGATCAACGGCGTTGGCTTCGATGCAAGCCTGTTCCATGACGATGACGGGCGCAAGTACCTCGTCCAGCAGACTTGGGATTTCCGTGAATACAACCATCCCTTCGATGGCATCACGCTTACCGAGTTCGACGTCGAGACCATGCGCCTGCGCCCTGAGACCGAACGCACGATTTGGCGCGGCACCGATGTCAAACTCGTCGAAGGCCCACACCTGTACAAAATCAACGGCATGTACTACCTGTTCTGTGCCGAGGGCGGCACCGTCTGGACGCATCAGGAGGTCGTCGCGCGTTCCGCGACGCTCGATGCGATGTCGTTCGAGGGGAGCCCGTACAACCCGTTCATCAGCAACTTCGACACCCCACGCAGCTACCTGCAGAAGCAGGGGCATGGCGCACTCGTGGATACGCCATCCGGCGAATGGTACTACGCGTCGCTGTGTGGCCGGCCCTGGCACCATGAGAACGAATCGGTGACCGATCCGCGTGGATGGTGCACCCTGGGCCGCGAGACGTCCATCCAGAAAGTCGAATGGACCGATGACGGCTGGCCTGTCGTCGTCGGCGGTCATGGCGGACAACGCGTCGTCGAGGCGCCGCAAGACGCCATCGAGACCGAGGCACCGGCCGATCACAGCCAGCATGACGATTTCGAGGTGCCGCAGCTCGCCCTGGATTGGAACACGCTGCGTGTTCCCTTCGACGAATCGATGGGTTCCGTCGGAGGCGGCACGCTGACCTTGCGTGGGCAGGGATCGCTGTGCAACCTCTTCGACCTGTCCCTCGTCGCCCGCCGTTGGCAGGCGTTCGATTTCGACGCGTCTGTCGGTGTGCGATTCGACCCCACCAACTACCGGCAGATGGCCGGTCTGACGAACTACTACAACGACCTGTGCTGGTCGTGGGCTTTCGTCACTTGGGATGAGAAGCGGCAGTGCCGTGTGATCGAAGTCGCCCAGAACGATTTCAACACCTACACCTCGTTCCTGCGGGACCGGGCGGTACCGGTTCCCGATGATGTGGAGACCGTATGGCTGCGCACGCGTGTGCGCACGCAGACCTATGGTTACGACTATTCGTTCGACGGTGAGCAGTGGCATGACCTCGGTGTCGAACTGGACGCGAAGATCCTGTCGGACGACTATGTGAATCAACGGTATGGCGGGTTCTTCACCGGAGCGTTCGTTGGGCTCGCGGCAGTGGACCTGTCGGGGTATGACGCAACGGCGGAGTTCGTGGACTTCGATTACCGCGAATTGAGTGAATGACCATGGATGCACGCTGGGCGGGCCGTCTCCGAGACGGGCCGCCCAGCGTGCATCTCCATATCTGCGGTGCAGATGACATGACCGCATGGAAGGCGCAAGGGACGCATATGACATTGACAATGCCAAAGCTGCTGGATGATGGATGTGTGCTGCAATCCGGCAGACCCGTGAACATCTGGGGATGGTGCACACCGGGGGAGCGTGTCTCCGTACGTATCGGCGAATGTGCAGGGGAAACCATAAGCGCCGCGGACGGCGGCTGGCAGGTGCGGTTGGATGCGTTGGATCCTGGCGGCCCGTATGCCTTCGAAGTGATTGGCGATGGCGCGACAGTACGGCGCTCATGCTATGCGGGTGAGGTGTTCCTGTGTTCGGGGCAATCCAATATGGAGCTTTCCATGCAATGGGTACATCCATACTATCCCAACGAGTTTCGGCGGCAGGATGACCCCTTGCTGCGCCAGTTCAAGGTCGTGGACCGATACGATTTCTCCGGCCCGGTGCGTGACCATGAGGAGGCCTCATGGCTGGAGTGTGCACCCGAGACGCTGGGCCAATTCTCCGCAGTCGCGTATTTCTTTGGGCGAATGGTGCGCCAGTGGTTGCAGGTCCCCGTCGGACTGCTCAATGTATCGTTGGGCGGTTCCCCCATCGAAGCATGGATGGACGCCGCTTCACTCGATGATTGTCCTGAAGCGTTGGAGGAGCTGGATCCCTATCTGGGTGATGGCGTGGCCGAGGCGCGGAGCGAAGAGAGTCTGTCCGCGGTCGCTGGATGGATGGAAGAGCTGCAAGCGCGGCGGATTCCTGCCGACAAGCTGCATTGGCGCCATGTCGACCTGCCGGCCCGTTTTGAGGATTGCGGGTTGCCGGGATTCCAGGGAATGATCGAATTGCGGCGGACAGTGGTGCTGCCGCCCTATTGCGAGGGTGCTGAAGGCACGCTGCGGTTGGGGGCATGGGCTGACATCGATGAGACCTACATCAATGGAATCAACATAGGGGGCCGCCCCAACCAATATGAGCCCCGTGACTACCGGATTCCTGCCGGTATGCTGCGCGCGGGGGCCAACGAGATTGTTGTGCGCCTTGTCTGCAACGCGGGATCCGGCCGGGTGACCGAAGGCAAGGCGATGACCTTGCAGGTCGGCGATGAGGTCCATGATGTGAGCGGCATCTGGAGGCTTGCCGTCGTGGCGAGCATGGACAGGCCATGTCCGAGTGAGGATTTTGTGCGTTGGCGCCCCACCGGGTTGTATAACGCCATGCTCGCGCCTTGCTTCCGTTTCCCGGTACGCGCTGCGCTGTGGTACCAAGGGGAATCGAACACCGGGACCAGGGCGGCGCAATACGGCAAACTGCTCGCCACGATGATCGATCTGTGGCGGGAGCGTTGGCATGATCCGCATATGCCCTTCCTCATCGTGCAATTGCCCGGCATCAGCATCGATTGCATCGAGGACGGCGGTTGGCCGCTCGTACGCGCCGGGCAGTGGGCCGTTGGGAAGCAAGTACCCGACGTGAAGACGGTCGTGACGCTGGATGCCGGTGAACCCAACGACTTGCATCCGCATGACAAGAAGCTCGTCGCGTCACGTCTGTTCGACGCGGCATGTGCGCTGCTCTATGGAGGCGACAATGTGCAGCCGATGGTGAAGAGGATCGAGGAACGCGATGGGATGCTGTGCGTCTCCTATGCCACTGTTGCCCGCCAAGGGGCCAATCCGGTCCCTTGCACGCCGTTGACGCTCGATGGCGGCGATCTGGGTGAATTCGAGTTCGTCTGGCGCGATGCCATGTGCGCGGTGCCTGCACCTGCGACGGTTGAGGGGGCAGAAGTGTGCATTCCGCTGCCTGAGCGGCGTCCCGACATACTGCGGTATGCATGGCGGAACAACCCGTCACGTGGTCTGCTTGTGGATGGCCGGGGCACTCCGATGCCTCCATTTGCCTATGATTTGAAGCGTGGTGCCATGATCGAGCCATCGGTGCGCGCTGGCGGAGACGTCGATGCCGGGACGGGACGTGCGTGATGCGCAGGCAAGTCACATGTGAGCAGGGAACACTCGAGGGATTGGCGGTGGGTGATCCCTCCATCACAGCTTTTCGTGGAGTGCCGTTCGCCGCTCCACCAGTGGGGCCGCTGCGTTGGCGACCACCCCAGTCGCCGGCGCCTTGGCAAGGTGTACGGTGTGCGTTCGACGATGCCCCGGCCTGCCTGCAACCCATTCCGGGAGCGTCAAACCCGTTCTATGACAAGGAATGGGGCATGGATCCCGCCATCCCGCTCGATGAGGATTGCCTGTATCTGAACATTTGGACGCCGGCATTGCGGGGGAGCGGCGTCGATGCGCACCTCACCGGCGAACCCCTGCCGGTCATGGTGTGGATCCATGGAGGCGCCTACCAGTGCGGGTGCGCGATGGAGAAGGAGTTCGACGGCACCGCGCTCGCGCGTCAGGGCGTTGTGGTTGTGTCGGTGGCGTATCGGCTGAACGTGTTCGGATTTTTCTCACACCGCTGGCTGCAGGAGGAAGCGGAGGAAGGCGCCCCGTATGCGAATTTCGGATGGTTGGACCAACAGGCCGCCCTTCGGTGGGTGCGCCGCAACATCACCGTTTTCGGTGGCGACCCCACACGCATATGCATCTTCGGGCAGTCCGCGGGTGCGGCTTCGGTATTGGCGCAATGCTGCGCGCCGGGTAATGCCGGACTGTTCTCCCGGGCGATCATGCAATCAGGTGCGGGCCTTGGCTACTTCAATGCAACGCTGTGCTCATTGGAATCCGCACAGTCGACGGGCGCAAGGTTGATGCGGCGTCTGGGGGTGGAGAACCTCGATGAGGCACGGGCTGTCGATGCGCAGACCCTGTTCGAGGGAGCATCTAGGCTTGAGGCGCCTGAAGGTGTGGATCATGCCGCATGGCCGATGATGGTCAATTGGGTGCCATGTGTCGATGGCGTCTTCATGCCACGGCAGGAGCGCGATCTGATACTTGACGGCCAAACCAAGAACATCGATCTGGTGGTGGGTGATACGCAAGACGAATTCATGGTGTCCGACGGGCAAGGCCATCAGGTGCGGGCTGGCCGCGAAGGCAACCGCCGGCTGATCGCAGCATGGCAGCATGGTGGCGGCCGCGCACCGTATTATTACCATTTCGATGTGCCGATGCCCGGCGATGACGCGGGCTCCTTCCATTCTTCCGACCTCTGGTTCGTGTTCGGGACCTTGGGCTCATGCTGGCGACCCATGCGTGGATGCCATGTTGAGCTCTCCCAATGCATGTCACGGTATTGGACGCGTTTTGCGGCGATAGGCGATCCCAGTGGACCGGGTCTTGTGCACTGGGACCGCACCGACATGCATGGCGACCGCTTCCTGCATCTGGGTTTCCCTGTGGAAATGCGCAGTGGGCATCGCGGCGCATGACTACACCTTGGGTCAAGCTCCCATATCTGTGGCATCGTGATAACGGAAGCGCATGAAGTCGGCATGTCCTCCAACATGCTGGGTCGCTTGGGTGAACAGTGCGAACCGGCATCCTGTGAAATGATCCAGTTTGAACCACAGGCGGTGGGGATGTCCGATCGGTATCCACCCGGCGTCTGTCCGCACAAGGAAACGCGCGGTATCGCGCATGTCGGTGTAGTCGATCTCCAAACGGAACGTGACCTGCGGTGACGGCAATGGCAGGGACTCCACTTCAACCGGGACCTCGTCGTAATGGCGCTCGGCGGTGTTGTCCGGATGCAGCGCATTGCGTTCCGCCATGATCGCATGCCAAGATCCCTGCCTGCGTGTTATGGCGGCGTATGCGTAGCAGCCTTGGAATGCGCAGAGCCCGGCGATGTCGCCTTCCATGAGTCCGCTGGCGTCGATGGTCACTTCCGCGGCGCACCGTGGGCCGGTCGTGCGTTGCGTAAGCGTATTGGTCGCCCGCAGCATGGTGGCCGATACGCGGCTTGTGGTGATGCGGAATGCACCGGGGCGCGCGGTCACCGACCATGTCTCGTCATGTGGTGTGTGGTTGAACTGCCAATAGGGGGCCAGATGGATGGTTCCCCTGCTATCGGGCGTGTAGCGGAAATCGTCATCGCCGTTGAGCGGCGCATAATGATGGTGCGGTTCGGCGGAAGGCGCGCTTTCGACGTATGCCGGAACTCGCCCATTCACGCCCAATACGGGCATGCCGTCCGTATCGAAATGCATCGGCATGAGCACGGGTGTCCTGCCCAATGCCCCGCGGTCCTGGAACATGAACGCGTACCATTGGCCATCGGGCGTGTCCACCATGCCACCTTGCGCCACACCTTGGTCATGGTATCCCAAGTCGTCGTCCAGAATGCAGCGGCCCCGGAACTCACCGTCAAGCGAATCCGCGATGAAACAATCCTCGGTTTTGCGGTGGCCACGGGCGAAATGACAGGTGAACAGGTAATACCGCCCATCATGCCGTTGCAGATGGGATCCCTCGTATCCCAGATCCTGATTCGGCAAATCCTGCACGAGCACACGGTCGAGTCCACCGGCCTTCGGTCCGGACAGATCCGCCTCCATCTCGGTCAGCCGCAGTGCAGTGTTGCCGTGAACGATGAACACACGCCCATCGTCAAAGAGCAGCGAAGGATCGTGGTAGAAGCCCTGGACGATATGATGACGCCATGGACCGCGGGCGTCCTCAGCGGTGAACAGATGGGTCGTATGGGTGTCATTCGCGGAGAACAACACATGGAATCTGCCATTGTGCCATCGCAGGGACGGCGCCCACATTCCCTGCCCATACAGGTCCTGATCGTCGTCTAGCATATAGGTGCCCGTGTGCCCAAGTGTGTGGTAGACATGGCCATACGGTTCCCAATGTGTCAGGTCGAACGACCTCAATATGTCGCATCCGGGCATGAAATGCATCGTGGTGCTCGCCATGTAATAGGTATGGCCGACCCTGATGATGTCGGGATCGGGAAAGTCCGAGTTGAGTATTGGATTCTGGACGACGTTCATGAAACTCCTTGGAATCGGAATCGACAATATGGAATGCCGGGTGGTGGGCACAATGTGCGCATGGTGCACACCACCCGGCCTGGGTGGAATCAGCCGCGGGCCTGCACGTAGGCCTCGTAGATCTGCGGGGTGGGGGTACCGGTCTGCACCGCGTCGATCGAAATTGGCCAGTCGGGCGCGTCATCTACGCCGCTGAGCACCCAAGCCGCCTGTCGTGCGGCTCCGATGGCCACGTATTCGTCGGTGGCGGGGCAAGTGATTTCCATGCCGAGCACAGTTGGGGCCAACGTGCGCACCGCACGCGATTTCGCTCCGCCGCCGATGAGTAGGATGCGCTCAATCGCGGCGCCGAGCGAGCGGATGAGCTCCAGACAGTCTCGTTGTGAGCACAGCAACCCCTCGACGAATGCGCGGGCGAAGTTCGCGCGATTGGTGTTGCGTAGCGTCATCCCGCTGAGGGTGGCAGTGGCGTCCGGTCGGTTCGGTGTGCGTTCGCCGTCGAAATACGGCACCAATGTGATGCCGCCGGCACCGGGGCGCGCGGCTAGGGCGAGGTCGGTGAGCTCCTCGTAGTCCACGTCGAGCACCGCACGTCCTGCGTCGAGAATGCGGGAGGCGTTGATGGTACAGGCCAGGGGCAGGAAATGCCCGGTGCAATCCGCGAATCCGGAAACAGAGCCGTTCAGATCGTATACAGGGCGCTCGCTCACAGCCGCAGCGACACCCGATGTGCCAAGGGACACTGACACATCTCCGACGGCCATTCCCAAGCCCAGGGCTGCCATTGCATTGTCGCCTCCGCCGGGGGCGATGATGCAGCCCCCGTCTACGGCGCCTCCGGCAATCGATGGGGAGGCTTTCACCTTGGCGGCCTCGTGGGGGCCCAGCACGGCGGGCAGCACGATGCGTGCGGCGGCCTGGAGGCATTCGGGGGCCGGTTCGTCCGCTGCGGCCGATTGCAAGCCTCGGGCGAGCAGATCGCGCCGGTAGGTGTTGGACGCCGCATCGAAATACAAGGTGCCGGAGGCGTCGGAACGGTCGGTGAACAGTGCGTCCAAATGGGCATCCTCGCCAGGCTCCACCGGTCCGAAACCGGCTATGCGCCAGCTCAGCCAGTCGTGGGGCAGGCAGACGGCGGCTATGCGCTCTGCATGCTTCGGCTCGTGCTCGCTCACCCACCGCAGCTTCGTCAACGTGTATGAGGCGACGGGGGAGGAGCCCACCGCACGAACCCAGCGGGAGATGCCGCGGGCGTGGCGATCCTCCGGTTCACCGTCGGCCGCCGGTGCCGCGCCGAGTTCATCGATGAGTTCAACGGCCTGAGGGGCCGACGAGATGTCGTTCCACAGCA includes:
- a CDS encoding carbohydrate ABC transporter permease; its protein translation is MTEMNDAVAVGRPVAETKKRGGERKPSNGKGRRNLEIFILSAPAIILFCCFVIFPIILGAYYGFYQWKGFGTPAENGKFVGLQNYIVALKDPNFQQAILHTFEIVIGSLVIQGPLAILFALLLNQKFKGRGLIRTLIFVPYVVSEVIVGTGWSLLLQKKGAVNQILESLGMHGVDWLADPKVAIWTLLLLISWKYIGFAVILMLAGMQSIPEELYEAAKVDGAGFWQIQKSITLPLLAPTLRIWVFLSMIGSLQLFDLVYIIWGQYVSTTAGVSTMATYMVREGRGAGNYGYGSAVALIIFVISLIVALTYQHFVLNRDLDGALTEKKASKKRRKRQTAEDEALAVAMEGVK
- a CDS encoding carbohydrate ABC transporter permease; its protein translation is MSAATAYSKKNGFHKSAKTPWGNPIVYFFSLVLVAICIVPVLYIIFGGFRTNAQITNNPAGLPNPWVISNYKDVITSDMFWTELGNSLIAGICTMVGVVVLGIMVSYVIARYKFRYSALMYALFSAGLMFPMTVGITPLYLMIRNLGLSNSLAGIILPGIAFGLPQTIIILVPFLQSIPMELEEACLLDGCSRLGFFWRMVIPLSMPGVATTGILTFVGSWNGYMLPLFVLSDESKYTLPLGVQMFSSQHSVDTARVLAFTSLAMLPALICFTIFQKKIVGGLTGAVKG
- a CDS encoding glycoside hydrolase family 43 protein encodes the protein MKIENPVLPGFNADPSMIRVGDTYYIANSTFEWWPGVRLHESKDMVHWRLLPSPLNRRSQIDMRGNPSSGGVWAPDLSYADGKFWLVYSDVKIVNGAFKDCTNYLVTAEDIRGPWSEPIRINGVGFDASLFHDDDGRKYLVQQTWDFREYNHPFDGITLTEFDVETMRLRPETERTIWRGTDVKLVEGPHLYKINGMYYLFCAEGGTVWTHQEVVARSATLDAMSFEGSPYNPFISNFDTPRSYLQKQGHGALVDTPSGEWYYASLCGRPWHHENESVTDPRGWCTLGRETSIQKVEWTDDGWPVVVGGHGGQRVVEAPQDAIETEAPADHSQHDDFEVPQLALDWNTLRVPFDESMGSVGGGTLTLRGQGSLCNLFDLSLVARRWQAFDFDASVGVRFDPTNYRQMAGLTNYYNDLCWSWAFVTWDEKRQCRVIEVAQNDFNTYTSFLRDRAVPVPDDVETVWLRTRVRTQTYGYDYSFDGEQWHDLGVELDAKILSDDYVNQRYGGFFTGAFVGLAAVDLSGYDATAEFVDFDYRELSE
- a CDS encoding sialate O-acetylesterase — protein: MTLTMPKLLDDGCVLQSGRPVNIWGWCTPGERVSVRIGECAGETISAADGGWQVRLDALDPGGPYAFEVIGDGATVRRSCYAGEVFLCSGQSNMELSMQWVHPYYPNEFRRQDDPLLRQFKVVDRYDFSGPVRDHEEASWLECAPETLGQFSAVAYFFGRMVRQWLQVPVGLLNVSLGGSPIEAWMDAASLDDCPEALEELDPYLGDGVAEARSEESLSAVAGWMEELQARRIPADKLHWRHVDLPARFEDCGLPGFQGMIELRRTVVLPPYCEGAEGTLRLGAWADIDETYINGINIGGRPNQYEPRDYRIPAGMLRAGANEIVVRLVCNAGSGRVTEGKAMTLQVGDEVHDVSGIWRLAVVASMDRPCPSEDFVRWRPTGLYNAMLAPCFRFPVRAALWYQGESNTGTRAAQYGKLLATMIDLWRERWHDPHMPFLIVQLPGISIDCIEDGGWPLVRAGQWAVGKQVPDVKTVVTLDAGEPNDLHPHDKKLVASRLFDAACALLYGGDNVQPMVKRIEERDGMLCVSYATVARQGANPVPCTPLTLDGGDLGEFEFVWRDAMCAVPAPATVEGAEVCIPLPERRPDILRYAWRNNPSRGLLVDGRGTPMPPFAYDLKRGAMIEPSVRAGGDVDAGTGRA
- a CDS encoding carboxylesterase/lipase family protein, with protein sequence MRRQVTCEQGTLEGLAVGDPSITAFRGVPFAAPPVGPLRWRPPQSPAPWQGVRCAFDDAPACLQPIPGASNPFYDKEWGMDPAIPLDEDCLYLNIWTPALRGSGVDAHLTGEPLPVMVWIHGGAYQCGCAMEKEFDGTALARQGVVVVSVAYRLNVFGFFSHRWLQEEAEEGAPYANFGWLDQQAALRWVRRNITVFGGDPTRICIFGQSAGAASVLAQCCAPGNAGLFSRAIMQSGAGLGYFNATLCSLESAQSTGARLMRRLGVENLDEARAVDAQTLFEGASRLEAPEGVDHAAWPMMVNWVPCVDGVFMPRQERDLILDGQTKNIDLVVGDTQDEFMVSDGQGHQVRAGREGNRRLIAAWQHGGGRAPYYYHFDVPMPGDDAGSFHSSDLWFVFGTLGSCWRPMRGCHVELSQCMSRYWTRFAAIGDPSGPGLVHWDRTDMHGDRFLHLGFPVEMRSGHRGA
- a CDS encoding glycoside hydrolase 43 family protein — encoded protein: MNVVQNPILNSDFPDPDIIRVGHTYYMASTTMHFMPGCDILRSFDLTHWEPYGHVYHTLGHTGTYMLDDDQDLYGQGMWAPSLRWHNGRFHVLFSANDTHTTHLFTAEDARGPWRHHIVQGFYHDPSLLFDDGRVFIVHGNTALRLTEMEADLSGPKAGGLDRVLVQDLPNQDLGYEGSHLQRHDGRYYLFTCHFARGHRKTEDCFIADSLDGEFRGRCILDDDLGYHDQGVAQGGMVDTPDGQWYAFMFQDRGALGRTPVLMPMHFDTDGMPVLGVNGRVPAYVESAPSAEPHHHYAPLNGDDDFRYTPDSRGTIHLAPYWQFNHTPHDETWSVTARPGAFRITTSRVSATMLRATNTLTQRTTGPRCAAEVTIDASGLMEGDIAGLCAFQGCYAYAAITRRQGSWHAIMAERNALHPDNTAERHYDEVPVEVESLPLPSPQVTFRLEIDYTDMRDTARFLVRTDAGWIPIGHPHRLWFKLDHFTGCRFALFTQATQHVGGHADFMRFRYHDATDMGA
- a CDS encoding xylulokinase: MEPMLVAGVDTSTQSCKVRVTDARTGKLVRFGQAKHPDGSTVNPQAWWEAFLEASEQAGGLDDVSAIAVGGQQHGMVILDEQGRVIRDAMLWNDISSAPQAVELIDELGAAPAADGEPEDRHARGISRWVRAVGSSPVASYTLTKLRWVSEHEPKHAERIAAVCLPHDWLSWRIAGFGPVEPGEDAHLDALFTDRSDASGTLYFDAASNTYRRDLLARGLQSAAADEPAPECLQAAARIVLPAVLGPHEAAKVKASPSIAGGAVDGGCIIAPGGGDNAMAALGLGMAVGDVSVSLGTSGVAAAVSERPVYDLNGSVSGFADCTGHFLPLACTINASRILDAGRAVLDVDYEELTDLALAARPGAGGITLVPYFDGERTPNRPDATATLSGMTLRNTNRANFARAFVEGLLCSQRDCLELIRSLGAAIERILLIGGGAKSRAVRTLAPTVLGMEITCPATDEYVAIGAARQAAWVLSGVDDAPDWPISIDAVQTGTPTPQIYEAYVQARG